From a single Rutidosis leptorrhynchoides isolate AG116_Rl617_1_P2 chromosome 5, CSIRO_AGI_Rlap_v1, whole genome shotgun sequence genomic region:
- the LOC139848319 gene encoding photosynthetic NDH subunit of lumenal location 3, chloroplastic-like yields the protein MAQPANLTQIFSSFSAIPKLSGNGHPRADVGAARSTENKVEESQNNPLKTTRRLALGIGTIGLFANSNVAVSLADDNGYWLNGPIPIPRASNLINNVETGTRSFLKTGVYIADIGTKSRQFRLKKYAFDLLALGDLIGKDAWNYVRRYLRLKSTFMYFDFDKVITAATPDDKPPLIDLANRLFNTVEKLDDAVRKQDLPQTESLYNDTTVILQEVMTKMA from the exons ATGGCTCAACCTGCAAACTTGACTCAAATTTTCAGCTCATTTTCGGCCATCCCAAAGCTTTCCGGTAACGGGCACCCCCGTGCAGATGTAGGTGCTGCCCGTTCGACCGAAAACAAAGTGGAAGAAAGTCAGAATAACCCATTGAAAACAACAAGAAGACTAGCATTAGGCATTGGCACTATTGGACTATTTGCAAATTCTAACGTTGCGGTCTCACTAGCCGATGACAATGGTTACTGGCTCAATGGACCGATTCCGATACCACGAGCCTCAAACT TGATCAATAATGTGGAAACGGGCACACGATCATTCTTGAAGACAGGTGTGTATATAGCGGATATAGGAACTAAAAGCAGGCAATTTCGGCTAAAAAAGTATGCATTTGATCTTCTAGCTTTAGGCGATTTGATAGGAAAAGACGCATGGAATTATGTTAGGAGGTATCTTCGCCTAAAGTCAACGTTCATGTACTTTGACTTTGATAAAGTCATCACTGCTGCCACCCCTGATGATAAGCCTCCACTCATCGATCTTGCGAATAGACTGTTCAATACTGTTGAAAAG CTTGACGATGCGGTAAGAAAGCAAGATCTTCCTCAGACAGAATCATTGTATAATGACACAACAGTTATTCTTCAAGAAGTTATGACTAAAATGGCGTAA